The following are encoded in a window of Meiothermus sp. CFH 77666 genomic DNA:
- a CDS encoding AMP-binding protein: MDNLRFAPAPRAVLAQQFRWEVPALYNIAEATVAKAAAQNPGRIALIEPQLGRQTTFAELHTLSNRLANVLQAHGLQPGDRVGLLMGQSLELALAHLAVYKIGAIALPLSVLFGEDALLYRLEHSGARLLMADRGALQALNLELPAEVGVIYQDQVLDLLQAAQPRFLTHPTQADDPAILIYTSGTTGKPKGVLLPHRTLIGHLPGFRLFCNFPGEEARYWSAADWAWIGGLLNVLLCAWANGYSVVAYRTRRFDPEEALHLLHSQGVTHTFLFPTALKLLRQLGRVKAPPALESIHSGGEPLGAELLAWVQENLGLPVNEFYGQTEANLLVGNSYTTDPIRPGSMGLPYPGHRVEIIDVAGQPLPPGEVGEIALRTPDPVAFLGYWNNPQATQQKYVGPYLKTGDLGSKDEAGYLWFKARADDLIKAAGYRISPFEVEEALLHHPAVAMVAVVGVPDAERGQRIVAHVKLREGQSGSAALTLALQEEVRRRVGHHAYPREVHYVQELPLTTTGKIQRFKLRE; encoded by the coding sequence GTGGACAACCTGAGGTTTGCCCCAGCCCCCAGGGCGGTACTCGCCCAGCAGTTTCGCTGGGAGGTGCCGGCTTTGTATAACATCGCCGAGGCTACCGTTGCAAAGGCTGCCGCCCAGAACCCTGGCCGCATCGCCCTCATCGAGCCACAACTGGGCCGACAGACCACCTTTGCCGAGCTGCACACCCTCTCGAACCGCCTGGCCAACGTGCTGCAGGCCCACGGTTTGCAGCCCGGCGACCGAGTGGGGCTCTTGATGGGGCAGTCGCTCGAGCTGGCCCTGGCCCACCTGGCGGTCTACAAGATAGGTGCCATCGCCCTGCCGCTCTCGGTACTCTTCGGCGAGGATGCCCTGCTCTACCGCCTGGAGCACTCCGGGGCCCGCCTGCTGATGGCCGACCGAGGTGCCCTGCAAGCCCTTAATCTCGAGCTGCCCGCAGAGGTTGGGGTTATCTACCAGGATCAGGTGCTGGATTTGCTACAGGCCGCCCAGCCCCGCTTCCTGACCCACCCCACCCAGGCCGACGACCCGGCCATCCTGATCTACACCTCGGGCACCACCGGCAAACCCAAGGGGGTGTTGCTGCCCCACCGCACCCTGATTGGGCACCTGCCTGGCTTCCGGCTTTTTTGCAACTTTCCGGGCGAGGAAGCCCGCTACTGGTCGGCGGCGGACTGGGCCTGGATTGGGGGTTTGCTGAATGTGCTGCTCTGTGCCTGGGCCAATGGCTACAGCGTGGTGGCTTACCGCACCCGGCGCTTCGACCCCGAGGAGGCCCTGCACCTGCTGCACAGCCAGGGGGTCACGCACACCTTCCTCTTCCCCACCGCCCTCAAGCTGCTGCGGCAACTGGGCCGGGTCAAGGCCCCGCCCGCCCTAGAGAGCATCCACTCCGGGGGCGAACCATTGGGGGCTGAACTGCTAGCCTGGGTGCAGGAAAACCTGGGCCTGCCGGTCAACGAGTTCTACGGCCAGACCGAAGCCAACCTGCTGGTCGGCAATTCCTACACCACCGACCCCATCCGCCCCGGTTCGATGGGCCTGCCCTACCCCGGGCATCGGGTCGAAATCATTGACGTAGCCGGCCAGCCCCTGCCGCCGGGGGAAGTGGGCGAAATTGCCCTGCGGACACCCGACCCCGTGGCCTTCCTGGGTTACTGGAACAACCCCCAGGCCACCCAGCAGAAGTATGTGGGCCCCTACCTGAAAACCGGCGACCTGGGCAGCAAAGACGAGGCAGGCTACCTGTGGTTCAAAGCCCGCGCCGACGACCTGATCAAGGCAGCCGGGTATCGCATCAGCCCCTTCGAGGTGGAGGAAGCCCTTTTGCATCACCCTGCGGTGGCGATGGTGGCGGTGGTGGGGGTGCCCGATGCCGAACGCGGTCAGCGCATTGTGGCTCACGTCAAGCTGCGCGAGGGGCAGTCCGGCTCCGCGGCCCTGACCCTGGCGCTGCAAGAGGAGGTGCGCCGGCGGGTAGGGCACCATGCCTACCCACGGGAGGTTCATTACGTACAGGAGCTGCCCCTTACCACCACTGGAAAAATTCAACGCTTTAAGCTGCGGGAGTGA